In Anopheles gambiae chromosome 2, idAnoGambNW_F1_1, whole genome shotgun sequence, a single window of DNA contains:
- the LOC1282054 gene encoding tyrosine-protein phosphatase non-receptor type 9 isoform X1, with translation MKKKNKITIMDLILLWALKAVKQFIDRINSSSNDPNRKAVTPAIATRFLLARKYDITRAMALYEQHELIRQREGLYGFDPQTEPLRTELETGKFTILPGRDASGAAIALFTANLHYPMTVTHKTTLQGVVYQLDVALQSSETQKAGLVFIYDMSTSKYSNFDYDLSQKILTLLKGGYPARLKKVLIVTAPLWFKAPFKILRLFVREKLRERVFTVSIPQLSLHVPRESLPVRLGGTLEVDHSSWLLHCYKSMTNREDEIIATAGQQQQQPQTSQSNSTDLNGVIGASPVMGSAGIAAIAAGTGTLDTHHSLTGVVGSELVDVEFVNSHNHRVSPENGAEVEDHLNVEDISNIAVVGANQHLPANHAGHVGHQNHHTTSELWTENPPSSASSGFSDDDSLAGAEGDPKTIEQIVQMVRERGKMGLIREYTEIKARAPDGTFTHAKLRNNLAKNRYTDVLCYDHSRVVLSQEEDDPATDYINANFVDGYKQKNAYISTQGPLPKTSYDFWRMVWEQHCLLIVMTTRVMERGRAKCGQYWEPTEGGLAEYGSFRLRTMSIETNEDYTVVELEIRNIKTDEVRCVSHWQFTSWPDYGVPSSAKAMLNFLQRAREKQAEMVRALGDLWAGHPRGPPIVVHCSAGIGRTGTFITLDICISRLEDVGTADIKGTVEKIRSQRAYSIQMPDQYVFCHLALIEYALSRSMLQSVDLSEFDDRDEESD, from the exons GCCGTAAAACAGTTCATCGATCGAATCAACAGCTCTAGCAACGACCCAAACCGAAAGGCGGTGACACCGGCAATTGCAACCCGATTCCTCTTGGCACGAAAATATGACATCACTCGCGCAATGGCACTTTACGAGCAGCATGAACTAATACGGCAACGGGAAGGGTTGTATGGATTTGATCCACAAACAGAACCGCTTCGAACAGAGCTGGAGACGGGCAAATTCACGATTTTG CCGGGCCGGGATGCCAGTGGGGCAGCAATCGCCCTGTTCACTGCCAATCTGCACTATCCAATGACCGTGACCCATAAAACAACTCTTCAGGGTGTTGTATATCAGCTAGACGTAGCTTTACAGAGCAGCGAGACACAGAAAGCTGGTTTAGTATTCATATATGATATGAGTACTTCGAAGTATTCCAATTTTGATTACGATTTATCGCAGAAAATCCTCACACTGCTAAAG GGCGGTTATCCTGCAAGATTGAAAAAGGTCCTTATCGTAACAGCTCCGCTTTGGTTTAAAGCACCTTTTAAAATTCTAAGGTTGTTCGTGCGAGAGAAATTGCGGGAACGTGTCTTCACCGTATCAATACCGCAGCTTAGTTTACATGTTCCTAGGGAATCTCTTCCAGTTCGGTTAGGTGGCACTCTAGAAGTCGATCATTCCTCATG GTTATTGCATTGTTACAAATCGATGACGAATCGTGAAGACGAAATTATTGCAACAGCgggccagcaacagcagcagccacaaacATCTCAGTCCAACTCCACGGATCTTAATGGAGTGATTGGTGCGAGTCCCGTAATGGGTAGCGCGGGCATTGCGGCGATAGCTGCTGGAACAGGTACACTGGACACTCACCATTCTCTAACTGGTGTTGTTGGCTCGGAACTAGTGGACGTAGAATTTGTGAATTCTCATAACCATCGAGTGTCTCCTGAAAATGGCGCCGAGGTGGAGGATCACTTAAATGTGGAGGATATTAGCAACATAGCAGTTGTGGGTGCAAATCAACATCTTCCGGCAAATCATGCAGGCCATGTTGGACATCAAAATCACCATACAACCAGTGAGCTTTGGACAGAAAACCCTCCGAGTAGCGCTTCGTCTGGCTTTAGCGACGATGACAGTTTGGCCGGGGCAGAAGGAGACCCTAAAACGATCGAGCAAATTGTGCAGATGGTTCGTGAAAGGGGAAAAATGGGTTTAATCCGCGAATACACCGAAATAAAAGCCCGCGCTCCAGATGGTACCTTTACGCATGCAAA GTTAAGAAATAACCTAGCAAAGAATCGATACACGGATGTGCTGTGTTACGACCACAGTCGCGTAGTACTGTCTCAGGAAGAGGATGATCCCGCGACGGATTATATCAACGCGAATTTCGTCGACGGTTATAAGCAAAAGAATGCATATATCTCCACACAGGGTCCGCTGCCAAAAACGTCGTACGATTTTTGGCGCATGGTCTGGGAACAGCACTGTTTGCTGATCGTCATGACGACTCGGGTAATGGAGCGGGGCCGCGCCAAGTGTGGACAGTATTGGGAACCGACAGAAGGCGGTTTGGCGGAGTATGGTTCATTTCGATTGCGAACAATGTCGATAGAAACTAACGAAGATTATACAGTGGTGGAGTTGGAAATAAGAAATATTAAG ACTGATGAGGTAAGATGCGTATCGCATTGGCAGTTTACCAGTTGGCCCGATTACGGAGTGCCGTCGTCGGCGAAAGCTATGCTAAACTTTCTACAGCGTGCCCGTGAAAAGCAAGCAGAGATGGTCCGTGCGCTAGGCGATCTTTGGGCCGGTCATCCCAGAGGTCCACCTATAGTGGTTCATTGCAGTGCCGGGATCGGTCGAACGGGAACATTCATCACGTTGGACATATGCATATCGCGCCTCGAAGATGTCGGTACGGCCGATATCAAGGGCACGGTGGAAAAAATTCGATCACAACGGGCCTACTCAATACAAATGCCGGACCAATACGTATTTTGTCATTTAGCACTGATTGAGTATGCTCTTTCACGCTCAATGCTACAGTCGGTGGACCTTTCGGAGTTCGACGATCGAGACGAAGAATCCGATTAG
- the LOC1282053 gene encoding sorting nexin-27 isoform X1, translating into MEAKNGKSGPTTTIPVASSGGGGCSVTATVKNGVKENPNGPRVVTIYKTETGFGFNVRGQVSEGGQLRSINGELYAPLQHVSAVLDNGAAEQAGIKKGDRILEVNHVNVEGATHKQVVDLIKSGGDTLTLTVISVTQQEAERLEPTEDPGGYSYIDYSEKRSLPISIPDYNIIHRGNERYVVFNIHMAGRQLCSRRYREFSNLHQQLKKEFSGFSFPKMPGKWPFQLNEQQLDARRRGLEQYLEKVCAVRVIAESDAVQEFLTDTVDDLAASPVDIKIMLPDHAVVTVSVRKSANAQLVWEQLVQRANLTSYTQQYFYLFEIVEYNFERKLQPHEIPHQLYVQNYSTASSTCLCVRRWLFSIEREMSLPAGEQAAKFIFYQAVDEVNRSNIRADGRLYELKALQDSKKADEYLALARTLPGYGDIVFPHCACDSRKEGHVVPAVGMKSFRLHACREDGALEAQTVELQWATISRWESDEESMAFCFQYSRSDKPPRWVKVFTPYHAFLADCFDRIMEERAWDDTGE; encoded by the exons ATGGAagcgaaaaatggcaaatctGGTCCTACAACCACAATCCCTGTCGCATCGTCGGGTGGTGGGGGGTGCAGTGTTACCGCGACGGTCAAGAATGGGGTGAAGGAAAACCCGAACGGTCCCCGGGTGGTGACCATCTACAAGACGGAAACCGGTTTCGGGTTTAACGTCCGCGGACAAGTCAGCGAGGGTGGGCAGCTGCGATCAATCAACGGCGAGCTGTATGCACCACTGCAACACGTCAGTGCTGTTTTGGATAACGGGGCCGCGGAACAGGCTGGCATTAAAAAGGGCGATCGAATCCTGGAAGT caATCATGTGAACGTAGAAGGTGCTACTCACAAGCAGGTGGTGGATCTCATCAAATCCGGTGGCGATACTCTAACGTTGACCGTCATATCAGTCACACAGCAA GAGGCGGAACGTCTTGAACCGACGGAAGACCCTGGCGGATATTCATACATCGACTATTCGGAAAAACGTAGCCTGCCCATTAGTATTCCGGATTACAACATCATTCATCGTGGGAACGAGCGATACGTTGTTTTCAATATCCATATGGCTGGTCGGCAGTTGTGCTCACGACGGTATCGCGAATTCTCAAACTTACATCAACAGCTAAAGAAGGAATTTTCCGgcttcagctttcccaaaatGCCCGGCAAGTGGCCGTTCCAGCTAAACGAGCAGCAACTGGACGCCCGCCGACGTGGGCTGGAGCAGTATTTGGAAAAAGTCTGCGCCGTACGGGTGATTGCGGAAAGTGACGCAGTCCAAGAATTTCTCACCGACACTGTAGATGATCTGGCAGCGTCACCAGTCGATATTAAAATAATGCTACCCGACCATGCCGTTGTAACGGTGTCGGTGCGAAAGTCGGCGAATGCACAGCTCGTGTGGGAGCAGCTGGTGCAGCGAGCCAATCTGACCTCTTACACTCAGCAATATTTTTACCTTTTCGAAATTGTCGAGTACAATTTTGAGCGTAAGTTACAACCCCACGAAATTCCTCATCAGTTGTACGTGCAAAACTACAGTACGGCTTCCAGCACGTGTCTTTGCGTAAGGCGATGGCTGTTTTCTATAGAGCGAGAAATGTCGCTTCCTGCCGGCGAGCAGGCAGCGAAGTTCATTTTCTATCAG GCCGTCGATGAGGTGAATCGCAGCAATATTCGTGCAGATGGACGTTTGTATGAGCTGAAAGCGCTACAAGACTCGAAAAAGGCGGACGAATATCTTGCACTAGCACGCACTTTGCCCGGCTACGGTGATATCGTCTTTCCACATTGTGCATGTGACAGTCGTAAGGAGGGCCATGTGGTACCGGCAGTAGGCATGAAAAGCTTCCGATTGCATGCCTGTAGGGAAGACGGTGCACTCGAGGCACAAACCGTAGAGTTGCAGTGGGCTACAATCTCACGTTGGGAAAGTGACGAGGAATCGATGGCGTTTTGTTTCCAGTACAGCCGCTCGGACAAACCGCCGCGATGGGTTAAAGTTTTTACACCATAC CACGCATTCTTGGCCGACTGCTTCGATAGGATAATGGAGGAACGAGCATGGGACGACACAGGAGAGTAA
- the LOC1282053 gene encoding sorting nexin-27 isoform X2 — protein sequence MQRSMFSSYCAENTDDIFVPTHLTDLCCESSDEEESRFAAGVGKRCRRRVPIPTISSLVAERSNHVNVEGATHKQVVDLIKSGGDTLTLTVISVTQQEAERLEPTEDPGGYSYIDYSEKRSLPISIPDYNIIHRGNERYVVFNIHMAGRQLCSRRYREFSNLHQQLKKEFSGFSFPKMPGKWPFQLNEQQLDARRRGLEQYLEKVCAVRVIAESDAVQEFLTDTVDDLAASPVDIKIMLPDHAVVTVSVRKSANAQLVWEQLVQRANLTSYTQQYFYLFEIVEYNFERKLQPHEIPHQLYVQNYSTASSTCLCVRRWLFSIEREMSLPAGEQAAKFIFYQAVDEVNRSNIRADGRLYELKALQDSKKADEYLALARTLPGYGDIVFPHCACDSRKEGHVVPAVGMKSFRLHACREDGALEAQTVELQWATISRWESDEESMAFCFQYSRSDKPPRWVKVFTPYHAFLADCFDRIMEERAWDDTGE from the exons ATGCAGCGAAGTATGTTTTCTTCGTACTGCGCGGAAAATACTGATGACATTTTCGTTCCGACACATTTGACTGACCTGTGTTGCGAAAGCAGCGATGAAGAGGAAAGCAGATTTGCAGCTGGTGTCGGAAAACGTTGCAGAAGACGTGTTCCTATTCCTACTATCAGCAGTCTAGTTGCAGAGCGAAG caATCATGTGAACGTAGAAGGTGCTACTCACAAGCAGGTGGTGGATCTCATCAAATCCGGTGGCGATACTCTAACGTTGACCGTCATATCAGTCACACAGCAA GAGGCGGAACGTCTTGAACCGACGGAAGACCCTGGCGGATATTCATACATCGACTATTCGGAAAAACGTAGCCTGCCCATTAGTATTCCGGATTACAACATCATTCATCGTGGGAACGAGCGATACGTTGTTTTCAATATCCATATGGCTGGTCGGCAGTTGTGCTCACGACGGTATCGCGAATTCTCAAACTTACATCAACAGCTAAAGAAGGAATTTTCCGgcttcagctttcccaaaatGCCCGGCAAGTGGCCGTTCCAGCTAAACGAGCAGCAACTGGACGCCCGCCGACGTGGGCTGGAGCAGTATTTGGAAAAAGTCTGCGCCGTACGGGTGATTGCGGAAAGTGACGCAGTCCAAGAATTTCTCACCGACACTGTAGATGATCTGGCAGCGTCACCAGTCGATATTAAAATAATGCTACCCGACCATGCCGTTGTAACGGTGTCGGTGCGAAAGTCGGCGAATGCACAGCTCGTGTGGGAGCAGCTGGTGCAGCGAGCCAATCTGACCTCTTACACTCAGCAATATTTTTACCTTTTCGAAATTGTCGAGTACAATTTTGAGCGTAAGTTACAACCCCACGAAATTCCTCATCAGTTGTACGTGCAAAACTACAGTACGGCTTCCAGCACGTGTCTTTGCGTAAGGCGATGGCTGTTTTCTATAGAGCGAGAAATGTCGCTTCCTGCCGGCGAGCAGGCAGCGAAGTTCATTTTCTATCAG GCCGTCGATGAGGTGAATCGCAGCAATATTCGTGCAGATGGACGTTTGTATGAGCTGAAAGCGCTACAAGACTCGAAAAAGGCGGACGAATATCTTGCACTAGCACGCACTTTGCCCGGCTACGGTGATATCGTCTTTCCACATTGTGCATGTGACAGTCGTAAGGAGGGCCATGTGGTACCGGCAGTAGGCATGAAAAGCTTCCGATTGCATGCCTGTAGGGAAGACGGTGCACTCGAGGCACAAACCGTAGAGTTGCAGTGGGCTACAATCTCACGTTGGGAAAGTGACGAGGAATCGATGGCGTTTTGTTTCCAGTACAGCCGCTCGGACAAACCGCCGCGATGGGTTAAAGTTTTTACACCATAC CACGCATTCTTGGCCGACTGCTTCGATAGGATAATGGAGGAACGAGCATGGGACGACACAGGAGAGTAA
- the LOC1282054 gene encoding tyrosine-protein phosphatase non-receptor type 9 isoform X2 produces the protein MAQEAAVKQFIDRINSSSNDPNRKAVTPAIATRFLLARKYDITRAMALYEQHELIRQREGLYGFDPQTEPLRTELETGKFTILPGRDASGAAIALFTANLHYPMTVTHKTTLQGVVYQLDVALQSSETQKAGLVFIYDMSTSKYSNFDYDLSQKILTLLKGGYPARLKKVLIVTAPLWFKAPFKILRLFVREKLRERVFTVSIPQLSLHVPRESLPVRLGGTLEVDHSSWLLHCYKSMTNREDEIIATAGQQQQQPQTSQSNSTDLNGVIGASPVMGSAGIAAIAAGTGTLDTHHSLTGVVGSELVDVEFVNSHNHRVSPENGAEVEDHLNVEDISNIAVVGANQHLPANHAGHVGHQNHHTTSELWTENPPSSASSGFSDDDSLAGAEGDPKTIEQIVQMVRERGKMGLIREYTEIKARAPDGTFTHAKLRNNLAKNRYTDVLCYDHSRVVLSQEEDDPATDYINANFVDGYKQKNAYISTQGPLPKTSYDFWRMVWEQHCLLIVMTTRVMERGRAKCGQYWEPTEGGLAEYGSFRLRTMSIETNEDYTVVELEIRNIKTDEVRCVSHWQFTSWPDYGVPSSAKAMLNFLQRAREKQAEMVRALGDLWAGHPRGPPIVVHCSAGIGRTGTFITLDICISRLEDVGTADIKGTVEKIRSQRAYSIQMPDQYVFCHLALIEYALSRSMLQSVDLSEFDDRDEESD, from the exons GCCGTAAAACAGTTCATCGATCGAATCAACAGCTCTAGCAACGACCCAAACCGAAAGGCGGTGACACCGGCAATTGCAACCCGATTCCTCTTGGCACGAAAATATGACATCACTCGCGCAATGGCACTTTACGAGCAGCATGAACTAATACGGCAACGGGAAGGGTTGTATGGATTTGATCCACAAACAGAACCGCTTCGAACAGAGCTGGAGACGGGCAAATTCACGATTTTG CCGGGCCGGGATGCCAGTGGGGCAGCAATCGCCCTGTTCACTGCCAATCTGCACTATCCAATGACCGTGACCCATAAAACAACTCTTCAGGGTGTTGTATATCAGCTAGACGTAGCTTTACAGAGCAGCGAGACACAGAAAGCTGGTTTAGTATTCATATATGATATGAGTACTTCGAAGTATTCCAATTTTGATTACGATTTATCGCAGAAAATCCTCACACTGCTAAAG GGCGGTTATCCTGCAAGATTGAAAAAGGTCCTTATCGTAACAGCTCCGCTTTGGTTTAAAGCACCTTTTAAAATTCTAAGGTTGTTCGTGCGAGAGAAATTGCGGGAACGTGTCTTCACCGTATCAATACCGCAGCTTAGTTTACATGTTCCTAGGGAATCTCTTCCAGTTCGGTTAGGTGGCACTCTAGAAGTCGATCATTCCTCATG GTTATTGCATTGTTACAAATCGATGACGAATCGTGAAGACGAAATTATTGCAACAGCgggccagcaacagcagcagccacaaacATCTCAGTCCAACTCCACGGATCTTAATGGAGTGATTGGTGCGAGTCCCGTAATGGGTAGCGCGGGCATTGCGGCGATAGCTGCTGGAACAGGTACACTGGACACTCACCATTCTCTAACTGGTGTTGTTGGCTCGGAACTAGTGGACGTAGAATTTGTGAATTCTCATAACCATCGAGTGTCTCCTGAAAATGGCGCCGAGGTGGAGGATCACTTAAATGTGGAGGATATTAGCAACATAGCAGTTGTGGGTGCAAATCAACATCTTCCGGCAAATCATGCAGGCCATGTTGGACATCAAAATCACCATACAACCAGTGAGCTTTGGACAGAAAACCCTCCGAGTAGCGCTTCGTCTGGCTTTAGCGACGATGACAGTTTGGCCGGGGCAGAAGGAGACCCTAAAACGATCGAGCAAATTGTGCAGATGGTTCGTGAAAGGGGAAAAATGGGTTTAATCCGCGAATACACCGAAATAAAAGCCCGCGCTCCAGATGGTACCTTTACGCATGCAAA GTTAAGAAATAACCTAGCAAAGAATCGATACACGGATGTGCTGTGTTACGACCACAGTCGCGTAGTACTGTCTCAGGAAGAGGATGATCCCGCGACGGATTATATCAACGCGAATTTCGTCGACGGTTATAAGCAAAAGAATGCATATATCTCCACACAGGGTCCGCTGCCAAAAACGTCGTACGATTTTTGGCGCATGGTCTGGGAACAGCACTGTTTGCTGATCGTCATGACGACTCGGGTAATGGAGCGGGGCCGCGCCAAGTGTGGACAGTATTGGGAACCGACAGAAGGCGGTTTGGCGGAGTATGGTTCATTTCGATTGCGAACAATGTCGATAGAAACTAACGAAGATTATACAGTGGTGGAGTTGGAAATAAGAAATATTAAG ACTGATGAGGTAAGATGCGTATCGCATTGGCAGTTTACCAGTTGGCCCGATTACGGAGTGCCGTCGTCGGCGAAAGCTATGCTAAACTTTCTACAGCGTGCCCGTGAAAAGCAAGCAGAGATGGTCCGTGCGCTAGGCGATCTTTGGGCCGGTCATCCCAGAGGTCCACCTATAGTGGTTCATTGCAGTGCCGGGATCGGTCGAACGGGAACATTCATCACGTTGGACATATGCATATCGCGCCTCGAAGATGTCGGTACGGCCGATATCAAGGGCACGGTGGAAAAAATTCGATCACAACGGGCCTACTCAATACAAATGCCGGACCAATACGTATTTTGTCATTTAGCACTGATTGAGTATGCTCTTTCACGCTCAATGCTACAGTCGGTGGACCTTTCGGAGTTCGACGATCGAGACGAAGAATCCGATTAG